The following are encoded together in the Geobacter sulfurreducens PCA genome:
- a CDS encoding prepilin-type N-terminal cleavage/methylation domain-containing protein: protein MPTSRAGTCNNHGFTLMELVVVIAILALAAALVLPRLTPGDTANLHRAAREFAATLRFIQDRAITAKTAYRMKLVPGESAIAITTILPDGTEGEPDDPILRRRLLPEGISIASTFTPRVGKRAAGEVVVTVGAAGFEEFTVFHLKAEGSDAVMTVMAYPSSGKVKVAEGYREEPL from the coding sequence ATGCCGACATCGAGAGCTGGAACCTGCAATAACCACGGGTTCACCCTTATGGAGCTGGTGGTGGTGATAGCCATCCTGGCTCTGGCGGCGGCGCTGGTCCTTCCACGGCTCACGCCCGGCGACACGGCGAACCTTCATCGGGCAGCCCGTGAGTTCGCCGCCACCTTGCGGTTCATCCAGGATCGGGCCATCACAGCAAAGACCGCCTACCGCATGAAGCTGGTGCCCGGCGAAAGCGCCATCGCCATCACAACGATCCTGCCGGACGGCACGGAAGGAGAGCCGGACGATCCGATCCTGCGGCGGCGCCTCCTGCCCGAGGGAATCAGCATAGCCAGCACCTTCACCCCTCGGGTCGGCAAGCGTGCTGCAGGCGAGGTGGTGGTCACCGTAGGTGCGGCAGGATTTGAAGAGTTTACCGTCTTCCATCTCAAGGCAGAGGGAAGCGACGCCGTTATGACGGTCATGGCCTACCCGTCCTCCGGCAAGGTGAAAGTCGCGGAAGGGTACCGGGAGGAGCCCCTGTGA
- the gspK gene encoding type II secretion system minor pseudopilin GspK, translating into MRRSESERGFALILTLVVTALLIAVTTEFIHGVYVDTSLHRNFVNLQQASLMAEGGVTGGISLLRNLRTSGNDQGLQQLLADPVQFEDEKGRVSITIEEEDGKLNLNAVTLPNGDEHVFYGPAERRLLTALKLPTALHDSLADWLDANDEPRPDGGESAYYQSLSAPYAPRNAPFATFGELGLVRGVEPAVLERLRPFATVFVDGGAINVNTAPLQVLMALDEGISEGIARDIMQRRRIKPFKSVGELSEIPGMETIAGKLSGFAGARGSTYRLVSRAAVGDVTRLVEAVVNLDGTQPRYLYWREY; encoded by the coding sequence GTGAGACGATCGGAGTCCGAGCGGGGCTTCGCCCTCATCCTGACCCTCGTGGTGACTGCCCTCCTCATCGCAGTGACCACCGAGTTCATCCATGGGGTTTATGTGGACACGTCGCTCCACCGCAACTTCGTGAACCTGCAGCAGGCAAGCCTCATGGCCGAGGGAGGGGTAACCGGCGGGATTTCGCTGCTGCGGAACCTTCGCACCTCCGGCAATGACCAGGGGCTGCAGCAGCTCCTTGCTGATCCCGTTCAATTTGAAGATGAAAAGGGACGGGTGAGCATCACCATTGAGGAAGAGGACGGCAAGCTCAACCTGAATGCCGTCACCCTTCCCAACGGTGACGAACATGTATTTTACGGCCCTGCGGAACGCCGGCTGCTGACCGCTCTCAAGCTGCCGACAGCGCTTCACGACTCGCTGGCCGATTGGCTGGACGCCAATGACGAGCCGCGGCCCGACGGCGGAGAATCTGCCTACTACCAGTCACTGAGCGCCCCCTATGCCCCCCGCAACGCCCCCTTTGCCACCTTCGGCGAACTGGGGCTCGTCCGGGGAGTGGAACCCGCCGTCCTGGAGCGGCTCCGTCCCTTTGCCACGGTCTTCGTCGACGGGGGGGCCATCAACGTGAACACCGCTCCCCTGCAGGTGCTCATGGCACTTGACGAGGGCATCAGCGAAGGAATCGCCCGGGACATCATGCAACGGCGCCGCATAAAGCCATTCAAAAGCGTTGGGGAATTATCCGAGATTCCCGGCATGGAGACAATCGCCGGGAAACTGTCCGGCTTTGCCGGCGCTCGGGGAAGCACCTATCGTCTCGTTTCCCGGGCAGCGGTGGGCGACGTGACCAGACTTGTGGAAGCAGTGGTGAACCTTGACGGAACCCAGCCCCGCTATCTCTACTGGAGAGAGTACTGA
- a CDS encoding type II secretion system protein GspM codes for MSALNRIRDTWNDMDRPTRLRWGYGVIAILALAVIFSFVYNRIGLLENKRQRREADLVEMLRLKGRYQEARSTSMRLANRLAAVRADDSPAKLVEETGIRGKSLRITPLKTELKNGFTEEAADIKIDSLTANEAVNLLHRIEKGQRPAIIRKALLRTRFDDPSKLDLTLTVALLRGAPQGAR; via the coding sequence ATGAGTGCGCTTAACAGAATCCGCGACACATGGAACGACATGGATCGCCCCACCCGCTTGCGCTGGGGCTACGGGGTCATAGCCATCCTCGCCCTCGCCGTGATTTTTTCCTTCGTGTACAACCGGATCGGCCTTCTGGAGAACAAGCGGCAACGACGTGAAGCGGACCTGGTGGAAATGCTCCGCCTGAAGGGGCGCTACCAGGAGGCCCGCAGCACATCCATGCGCCTTGCAAACAGGCTGGCCGCGGTCCGCGCAGACGATTCGCCCGCAAAGCTCGTGGAAGAAACCGGCATCCGCGGCAAATCGCTTCGCATCACCCCTCTCAAAACCGAACTGAAAAACGGTTTTACCGAGGAAGCAGCCGACATCAAAATTGACAGTCTCACGGCAAATGAAGCCGTCAATCTCCTTCACCGCATCGAGAAGGGCCAACGCCCCGCCATTATCAGAAAAGCATTGCTGCGCACCCGCTTCGACGACCCGTCAAAACTCGACCTGACTCTTACCGTGGCACTGCTGCGCGGCGCACCTCAGGGGGCGCGATGA
- the gspN gene encoding type II secretion system protein GspN has translation MTAQRWLAWGAGIIAGLLLILIFTLLLVPSRELEQLTVRWFARQGYDFSASDFGKAFPLGVSARGVTIADNRGPLLRLDTVRTRLELLPLLAGKVSVDVDGSIGAGQFDGTFRPRAGTGVFSARDVRLEDIPFFRTATDADIKGVMTADATLAGTGRSKGGEVKLAVKGAHIRGATISGVPLPDAVYETVRGMVRVAGGRATIDSFSLQGEDVYVRLSGTMPLMAPMGNSPLNLSLELMPRPAFLDRQKLVFTLLAKYLITPGHYRLPIRGTLSKPLLQ, from the coding sequence ATGACGGCACAGCGCTGGCTCGCCTGGGGCGCCGGCATCATCGCCGGCCTGCTCCTCATCCTAATCTTCACCCTTCTTCTGGTCCCCTCGCGGGAACTGGAACAGCTGACCGTCCGCTGGTTTGCCCGGCAGGGTTACGACTTCAGCGCGTCCGACTTCGGCAAGGCGTTTCCGCTGGGCGTTTCCGCCCGGGGTGTTACCATTGCCGACAACCGGGGGCCGCTCCTGCGGTTGGACACTGTCCGGACGCGACTCGAACTCCTGCCGCTTTTGGCGGGAAAAGTCTCCGTTGACGTGGACGGCTCTATCGGCGCGGGACAGTTCGACGGCACCTTCCGGCCCCGGGCCGGCACGGGGGTTTTCTCCGCACGTGACGTTCGCCTGGAGGACATCCCCTTTTTCCGGACCGCCACCGACGCCGATATCAAAGGAGTGATGACAGCTGACGCCACCCTTGCCGGCACGGGGCGATCCAAAGGGGGCGAAGTGAAACTGGCGGTGAAGGGAGCGCACATCCGCGGAGCAACGATCAGCGGTGTTCCTCTGCCGGACGCCGTGTACGAAACGGTGCGCGGCATGGTCAGGGTAGCCGGCGGCAGGGCAACCATCGACAGCTTCTCCCTCCAGGGAGAGGACGTCTACGTCCGCCTGAGCGGCACCATGCCCCTCATGGCTCCCATGGGGAACTCGCCCCTCAATCTGTCCCTGGAGCTGATGCCCCGGCCCGCATTCCTGGACCGGCAGAAGCTCGTCTTCACCCTTCTGGCAAAATAC
- a CDS encoding type IV pilus modification PilV family protein, with translation MRTIGARGFTLLEVMIAVAIIAGVVFTVIGVVNNHLAVAGRDRDEGVAVLLGRQMLDDLDTRQDIPEKSNGTFAPVRPDYAWVMTSTATQVPGFRKVTVAISWDNARRTVSLVRYVAK, from the coding sequence GTGAGAACCATCGGCGCACGGGGGTTTACCCTGCTCGAAGTAATGATTGCCGTTGCCATCATTGCGGGGGTGGTGTTCACGGTGATCGGAGTGGTCAACAACCATCTGGCGGTCGCCGGCCGCGATCGGGATGAAGGGGTGGCCGTTCTGCTGGGTCGCCAGATGCTCGACGATCTCGACACCAGACAGGACATTCCCGAAAAGAGCAACGGCACCTTTGCACCGGTTCGACCGGACTATGCATGGGTAATGACATCCACGGCAACGCAGGTTCCGGGATTCCGGAAGGTAACCGTGGCCATCTCGTGGGATAATGCACGGAGGACGGTGAGCCTTGTTCGCTACGTGGCGAAATAG
- a CDS encoding type II secretion system protein GspJ, translated as MFATWRNSPGGQRGFTLLETLVVMLLLAVVAGALYSSYFTVVRAKERTDEGAEERRELRGTLDLLRREIDGAFFRGNDVRLRFVVEDRDIFGKPASSLEFAAVAPPRAGDLPASDLEKIRYAVKETDSTLSLTRESTELFGSVKPMPYPQMEAIEGFLVECYDAGKWVKTWNTELVPRLPERVRITIRVRQGDQTVEFTTLARPKGRQS; from the coding sequence TTGTTCGCTACGTGGCGAAATAGCCCCGGCGGCCAACGGGGGTTCACTCTCCTGGAAACCCTGGTGGTAATGCTGCTGCTGGCAGTGGTGGCCGGAGCCCTCTACTCCAGTTACTTCACCGTGGTGCGAGCTAAGGAACGCACCGACGAGGGGGCCGAGGAACGCCGGGAATTGCGCGGCACCCTGGATCTCCTCCGGCGTGAAATCGACGGCGCATTTTTCAGGGGAAACGACGTGCGTCTGCGGTTCGTGGTCGAGGACCGGGACATCTTCGGGAAGCCCGCATCGAGTCTGGAGTTTGCGGCCGTAGCTCCGCCCCGGGCCGGCGACCTTCCAGCGTCCGACCTGGAGAAGATCCGTTATGCAGTAAAGGAGACAGACAGCACGCTCTCTCTCACCCGCGAGTCAACTGAACTCTTCGGGAGTGTGAAGCCGATGCCTTATCCGCAGATGGAGGCAATCGAAGGGTTTCTCGTGGAGTGCTACGATGCCGGCAAATGGGTGAAGACCTGGAACACGGAGCTGGTCCCACGTCTTCCGGAGCGGGTCAGGATAACCATCCGGGTCCGGCAGGGCGACCAGACGGTGGAATTCACTACCCTTGCCCGGCCCAAGGGGCGGCAGTCGTGA
- the gspL gene encoding type II secretion system protein GspL, producing MTYLILEWTGTDLVASRFFTRAGELVFQGRESRPAASEADLTAALRELASSDDDCRPVLAIPLGRLFSREIDLPIHERAKIRLLLPLELKGETALENEDLVFDGLPLAAEGKVLALWARKREIAHLVQACTEAGIDPEVVTTAPIHWEELLSSDAAEATLAVTDGTALAVYGNGKPLFFRALGRDEGELSRTLAALEMARQVRIERLFRHGSPVGNATAEAAGAPMLALPVTDSLAAAFGGDEAAARESAGAWALARALQTGRIGTFRAGELAWTRGREQLKRQLRIPAILTVLLLLLLAADAGIRYTMVKRDLASVDASIAALYREVFPGRKKSVDELGELKAEIRRLGAAGAGSHILNTLRGLAKAKGDDVTGLFEVEIDGTAVRLKGDARSSQAVSQYRDRLAGVLAGAEVGQITAKPDGSVTFSLRGTISEVAK from the coding sequence ATGACTTATCTGATTCTCGAATGGACCGGCACGGACCTGGTGGCAAGCCGTTTCTTCACCCGGGCGGGTGAACTGGTGTTCCAAGGGCGCGAAAGCCGCCCTGCCGCTTCGGAGGCCGATCTGACCGCGGCGCTCCGGGAACTTGCCTCATCCGACGACGACTGCCGGCCGGTACTCGCCATCCCGCTGGGCCGGCTCTTCAGCCGGGAAATCGATCTGCCGATCCATGAGCGGGCCAAGATCCGCCTGCTCCTTCCCCTGGAGCTGAAGGGAGAAACCGCCCTGGAGAATGAGGATCTGGTCTTCGACGGTCTGCCCCTGGCCGCCGAGGGGAAGGTGCTGGCGCTCTGGGCGCGCAAGCGGGAGATTGCCCACCTTGTCCAGGCATGCACCGAGGCGGGAATAGACCCCGAGGTGGTAACAACCGCCCCCATCCACTGGGAGGAACTTCTCTCTTCCGACGCAGCCGAAGCGACCCTGGCCGTCACCGACGGCACGGCACTGGCGGTGTACGGGAACGGCAAGCCCCTCTTTTTCAGGGCTCTTGGCAGGGACGAGGGGGAACTATCCCGCACCCTGGCGGCGCTGGAAATGGCCAGGCAGGTACGGATTGAACGGCTCTTCCGGCACGGCTCTCCCGTGGGCAACGCGACTGCGGAAGCAGCGGGAGCACCCATGCTGGCGCTGCCCGTAACCGACAGCCTAGCAGCCGCCTTCGGCGGGGATGAGGCGGCCGCTCGGGAAAGTGCCGGCGCATGGGCGTTGGCGCGTGCGCTCCAGACCGGGCGGATCGGAACCTTTCGCGCAGGCGAACTCGCCTGGACCAGAGGACGTGAGCAACTCAAGCGTCAACTCCGCATCCCCGCGATCCTGACAGTGCTTCTGCTTCTGCTCCTTGCCGCCGACGCCGGCATCCGCTATACCATGGTGAAGCGGGACCTGGCATCGGTGGACGCGTCCATTGCCGCCCTCTATCGGGAGGTTTTCCCCGGACGGAAGAAGAGTGTTGACGAATTGGGTGAACTGAAGGCTGAGATCCGCAGACTCGGCGCGGCAGGCGCAGGGAGCCACATCCTGAATACCCTGCGGGGATTGGCAAAGGCCAAAGGCGACGACGTGACCGGCCTTTTCGAAGTGGAGATCGACGGCACGGCAGTGCGCCTCAAGGGAGACGCCCGCTCCAGCCAGGCAGTCAGCCAGTACCGCGACCGACTTGCCGGCGTCCTGGCCGGAGCAGAGGTGGGACAGATCACGGCAAAACCGGACGGGTCCGTCACGTTCTCCCTCAGGGGGACCATCAGCGAGGTGGCGAAATGA